In a single window of the Papaver somniferum cultivar HN1 chromosome 8, ASM357369v1, whole genome shotgun sequence genome:
- the LOC113306020 gene encoding uncharacterized protein LOC113306020, translating to MIQKLIDAGDLKKYAQKAETDDRTKQSKQVQLPEGNRTLNTILCSEPNGPSLTAQIGKRLRKQFEDYYELYKIDGVEVDEHEQWKNATITFDVEDVEEGMEDHNDPLVLTLPVAGCNVKKILIDGGSSVSVLFYDTFKRMELNDEKLTSYCYTIYGFNGALTNPLGDIVLEVKAGPMKVDT from the coding sequence atgatccaaaagctGATTGACGCTGGAGACCTCAAGAAATATGCTCAGAAGGCAGAGACCGATGATAGAACAAAACAAAGCAAGCAAGTCCAATTACCTGAGGGTAACCGAACGCTCAATACCATTTTATGTTCCGAACCTAACGGTCCCTCACTGACTGCCCAGATAGGaaaaagattgagaaaacaatttgAGGACTATTACGAGCTGTACAAAATCGATGGAGTTGAAGTTGATGAACATGAACAGTGGAAGAACGCAACAATAACATTTGATGTCGAGGATGTCGAGGAAGGCATGGAGGACCACAACGATCCTTTGGTTCTCACATTACCAGTGGCAGGATGCAACGTCAAGAAGATTCTGATAGACGGAGGTAGTTCAGTCAGTGTTTTGTTCTATGATACGTTCAAACGGATGGAACTGAATGATGAGAAACTGACGTCTTATTGCTATACCATCTATGGATTTAATGGCGCATTAACGAATCCTTTAGGAGACATTGTGTTAGAAGTGAAAGCGGGCCCAATGAAAGTCGATACCTGA